The Malus sylvestris chromosome 12, drMalSylv7.2, whole genome shotgun sequence genome contains a region encoding:
- the LOC126593471 gene encoding uncharacterized protein LOC126593471: MANVLRTSPFSAPFAAPPSAASPNSRKPSYVSLRRSQTSSSSTPYLTISSLRFSHLPSLRLVKFAPLASQGEAETAGTVEEEVQEAEEVEDSLDGAIPVEDSTSDGEESGTSDDGEGDAEEKSVSAITASLQQYKEALASNDESKVAEIESFLKSFEGEKIGLEMKVASLSEELSAEKVRILRISADFDNFRKRTERERVSLVTNAQGEVVESLLPVVDNFERAKTQIKVETEGEEKINNSYQSIYKQFGEILNSLGVVPVETVGKPFDPLLHEAIMREDSSEYEEGVIIDEFRKGFKLGDRLLRPSMVKVSAGPGPAKVEQEVPPSEEQEASETAEKGTESA; this comes from the exons ATGGCCAATGTCCTCCGAACTTCACCTTTCTCGGCGCCATTTGCAGCGCCGCCATCCGCCGCATCGCCCAACTCTAGAAAACCGTCGTACGTTTCGCTTCGGCGAAGTCaaaccagcagcagcagcacgCCTTATCTCACTATAAGCTCCCTCCGGTTCTCTCACTTGCCGTCCCTCCGGCTCGTCAAGTTCGCGCCTTTGGCTTCACAGGGTGAGGCCGAGACGGCTGGGACGGTGGAGGAGGAGGTTCAGGAGGCCGAAGAAGTCGAG GACTCTTTGGATGGTGCAATTCCTGTGGAAGATAGTACCAGTGACGGTGAAGAAAGTGGTACGAGTGATGATGGTGAAGGTGATGCTGAGGAAAAATCTGTTTCAGCCATCACAGCGTCACTCCAACAATACAAAGAAGCTTTAGCCAGTAATGATGAATCAAAAGTTGCTGAAATAGAATCTTTCCTAAAATCTTTTGAAGGTGAGAAAATAGGACTTGAAATGAAAGTGGCTTCTTTGTCCGAAGAACTGTCAGCAGAGAAGGTTCGTATTCTGAGAATAAGTGCGGATTTTGACAATTTCCGGAAAAGGACAGAAAGGGAACGCGTTTCTCTCGTAACAAATGCTCAGGGGGAAGTTGTGGAGAGTTTGTTGCCTGTAGTGGATAATTTTGAGAGGGCTAAAACCCAGATTAAGGTGGAGACAGAGGGAGAGGAGAAGATCAACAATAGCTATCAGAGCATTTATAAACAGTTCGGAGAGATTTTAAACTCTCTTGGTGTTGTTCCTGTTGAGACGGTGGGGAAGCCCTTTGATCCATTG TTGCATGAAGCGATTATGCGTGAGGACTCTTCAGAATACGAAGAAGGTGTTATAATCGATGAATTTCGCAAGGGGTTTAAGCTTGGTGACAGGCTTTTGCGTCCGTCAATGGTAAAGGTATCGGCTGGTCCAGGGCCTGCCAAGGTAGAGCAGGAAGTACCTCCATCTGAGGAACAGGAAGCAAGTGAAACCGCCGAGAAGGGAACCGAGTCAGCTTAA